One window from the genome of Pyxicephalus adspersus chromosome 6, UCB_Pads_2.0, whole genome shotgun sequence encodes:
- the TMUB2 gene encoding transmembrane and ubiquitin-like domain-containing protein 2 isoform X2, with protein sequence MESPPPTMIEGLGDEVTVAVGLFVLLLALVLAWLSTYVAEGSDPLLGSLIPPGRREPLLGLSNPVPPNPEAQRTVEPQVEKPEEGEQGQGVEQGADSENTSLDQMLDIQGVPKRGQPVAAVSETDDDLAEGEADGMDFSQEITRPKVPSEEREAERDSEWRKQVDKGQEQTQPEEELITVRLKFLNETEEIALVRPDDTIGTLKSKYFPGQETQMKLIFQGQLLHDSSQTLRSLHITDNCVIHCHRSQATVSSSPVGPESGGTSTEHTGLTPPIGNLMIPIFVVMLALIWYFRINYRQFFTAPATVSLCGVTVFFSFLVFGMYGR encoded by the exons ATGGAGTCGCCCCCGCCAACCATGATCGAGGGTCTGGGTGATGAGGTGACCGTTGCAGTGGGTCTTTTTGTCCTGCTCTTGGCACTCGTTCTGGCATGGCTATCAACCTATGTGGCCGAGGGCAGCGATCCCCTACTAGGCAGCCTAATCCCCCCTGGACGTAGAGAGCCTCTTCTGGGTCTCAGCAATCCAGTGCCTCCGAATCCTGAAGCACAGAGGACTGTGGAGCCCCAAGTGGAGAAGCCAGAAGAAGGGGAGCAAGGCCAAGGTGTAGAACAAGGTGCCGACAGCGAGAACACCAGCCTTGACCAGATGCTTGATATTCAAGGAGTGCCAAAACGTGGCCAACCTGTGGCAGCTGTAAGCGAAACTGATGATGATCTAGCAGAGGGAGAAGCTGATGGAATGGACTTTTCTCAGGAAATAACAAGACCGAAAGTCCCATCAGAAGAAAGAGAAGCAGAACGGGATAGTGAATGGAGGAAGCAAGTGGACAAAGGTCAGGAGCAGACACAACCTGAGGAAGAACTGATTACTGTGCGCCTGAAATTCCTGAATGAAACTGAAGAGATTGCCTTGGTGAGGCCAGATGACACTATTGGAACTTTGAAAAG taAATATTTCCCAGGTCAGGAAACTCAGATGAAGCTAATTTTCCAGGGACAGCTTCTACACGACTCCTCGCAGACCTTGCGCTCCCTGCATATCACAGATAACTGTGTCATCCACTGCCACCGTTCTCAGGCAACCGTCTCCTCTTCACCGGTAGGCCCCGAATCCGGTGGGACATCTACAGAGCACACCGGCCTCACCCCACCTATTGGAAACCTGATGATACCCATCTTTGTGGTCATGCTGGCGTTGATCTGGTATTTTCGGATCAACTACCGCCAGTTTTTTACTGCCCCTGCCACAGTCTCCCTGTGCGGGGTCACTGTGTTCTTCAGCTTTTTGGTCTTTGGCATGTATGGGCGATAA
- the TMUB2 gene encoding transmembrane and ubiquitin-like domain-containing protein 2 isoform X1 yields MRRPILDLSGAKPERHQARLLGRAACDVICSCVGWALSDPDLWLTGSQRRLAKKRMESPPPTMIEGLGDEVTVAVGLFVLLLALVLAWLSTYVAEGSDPLLGSLIPPGRREPLLGLSNPVPPNPEAQRTVEPQVEKPEEGEQGQGVEQGADSENTSLDQMLDIQGVPKRGQPVAAVSETDDDLAEGEADGMDFSQEITRPKVPSEEREAERDSEWRKQVDKGQEQTQPEEELITVRLKFLNETEEIALVRPDDTIGTLKSKYFPGQETQMKLIFQGQLLHDSSQTLRSLHITDNCVIHCHRSQATVSSSPVGPESGGTSTEHTGLTPPIGNLMIPIFVVMLALIWYFRINYRQFFTAPATVSLCGVTVFFSFLVFGMYGR; encoded by the exons ATGCGTCGTCCAATCCTGGACCTGTCCGGTGCTAAACCTGAGCGTCATCAGGCCCGCCTTCTCGGTCGCGCTGCATGTGACGTCATCTGTTCCTGTGTCGGGTGGGCCTTGAGTGACCCGGATTTGTGGCTGACAGGATCGCAGCGGCGGCTGGCG aaAAAGCGCATGGAGTCGCCCCCGCCAACCATGATCGAGGGTCTGGGTGATGAGGTGACCGTTGCAGTGGGTCTTTTTGTCCTGCTCTTGGCACTCGTTCTGGCATGGCTATCAACCTATGTGGCCGAGGGCAGCGATCCCCTACTAGGCAGCCTAATCCCCCCTGGACGTAGAGAGCCTCTTCTGGGTCTCAGCAATCCAGTGCCTCCGAATCCTGAAGCACAGAGGACTGTGGAGCCCCAAGTGGAGAAGCCAGAAGAAGGGGAGCAAGGCCAAGGTGTAGAACAAGGTGCCGACAGCGAGAACACCAGCCTTGACCAGATGCTTGATATTCAAGGAGTGCCAAAACGTGGCCAACCTGTGGCAGCTGTAAGCGAAACTGATGATGATCTAGCAGAGGGAGAAGCTGATGGAATGGACTTTTCTCAGGAAATAACAAGACCGAAAGTCCCATCAGAAGAAAGAGAAGCAGAACGGGATAGTGAATGGAGGAAGCAAGTGGACAAAGGTCAGGAGCAGACACAACCTGAGGAAGAACTGATTACTGTGCGCCTGAAATTCCTGAATGAAACTGAAGAGATTGCCTTGGTGAGGCCAGATGACACTATTGGAACTTTGAAAAG taAATATTTCCCAGGTCAGGAAACTCAGATGAAGCTAATTTTCCAGGGACAGCTTCTACACGACTCCTCGCAGACCTTGCGCTCCCTGCATATCACAGATAACTGTGTCATCCACTGCCACCGTTCTCAGGCAACCGTCTCCTCTTCACCGGTAGGCCCCGAATCCGGTGGGACATCTACAGAGCACACCGGCCTCACCCCACCTATTGGAAACCTGATGATACCCATCTTTGTGGTCATGCTGGCGTTGATCTGGTATTTTCGGATCAACTACCGCCAGTTTTTTACTGCCCCTGCCACAGTCTCCCTGTGCGGGGTCACTGTGTTCTTCAGCTTTTTGGTCTTTGGCATGTATGGGCGATAA